In Deltaproteobacteria bacterium, the genomic stretch TTTGTCAACTATTTTAAATATCTCGTTAAAACGATATTCTTAAAAATTTGTTTAATTTCAATATATTATACAAAAACAGGTATTTATTTGAGAAAGATCGATTTGGGGTGGCCTCGAAGGCAAAAAGATGGTAAATTCAATAGGATATTTTATCCTTTGAACAACCCCGAAAAAAGAAAGGGTGGCCATGACCGCCGTACCATTTACCGTTATCGGGATCGACCTGGGGGGTACCCGGATAAAAGCTGGACTGGTCGATACCGGGGGGACGATCCACTTTTTAAAAAATTATGCTACCGATGTTGAATTCGGTAAGGAACAGGTAGTAAAAAAGATCGTCAGGATCATCAAACACCTCATCAAAACAGCCAATGAAAAAGGAGCTTTTCCCAAATTAATCGGTTTGGGGGCACCGGGTTCCATCAACCGGGAAGAAGGCATCGTCCGCATCTCACCGAACTTACCTGACTGGAAAGATGTTCCCCTGGCCCGCATTATTTCTAAAGAGACGGGGCTTCCGACTTTCATCGATAATGATGCCCAGGTCGTTACCATTGGCGAAAAATGGGTCGGGGCCGGAAGGGACATGAATGATTTTGTCTGTTTAACCCTGGGGACGGGCGTGGGAAGCGGACTTTTCCTCAACGGGCGGCCCTGGTTCGGAGGACAGGGAATGGGGTCGGAATTGGGCCATATAACCATTCAGCCCTGGGGAAAACGATGCCGTTGCGGCAATCGGGGTTGCCTGGAGACCCTGGCCTCAGCCCCTTATCTGGTTCAAAAAGCCCAAAAAGGTCTGGATAAAAAAATTCCCACTTTGCTTACCGAAGCCCTCGTTAAAAAATCAACCCCCCTGTCGGCCAGGCTCCTCTATGAAACAGCCCGGAAAGGAGATC encodes the following:
- a CDS encoding ROK family protein; the protein is MTAVPFTVIGIDLGGTRIKAGLVDTGGTIHFLKNYATDVEFGKEQVVKKIVRIIKHLIKTANEKGAFPKLIGLGAPGSINREEGIVRISPNLPDWKDVPLARIISKETGLPTFIDNDAQVVTIGEKWVGAGRDMNDFVCLTLGTGVGSGLFLNGRPWFGGQGMGSELGHITIQPWGKRCRCGNRGCLETLASAPYLVQKAQKGLDKKIPTLLTEALVKKSTPLSARLLYETARKGDPFCISLYAELGKFLGIALANIVHILGIEGVVLGGGVSKASTIFLPYLEKEFKKRLTMVPADKVTIRVSFLREKSGILGAAKMAMERDEGHPRLQAKGYRQ